From uncultured Roseateles sp., the proteins below share one genomic window:
- a CDS encoding type II secretion system protein has protein sequence MKTRGRGFTLIELVITVAIVGLLATMAMPLAELAVRRNKEQALRQALRIIRSGLDEFKRASDAGHIERAADASGFPASLELLVAGVPDAKDPAKKKIFFLRRLPPDPFFDGPADALPAQTWGQRSYASGPENPMAGKDVFDVYSTSAGTGLNGRAYREW, from the coding sequence ATGAAAACGCGGGGCAGGGGCTTCACGCTGATCGAGCTGGTCATCACCGTGGCCATTGTCGGCTTGCTGGCCACCATGGCCATGCCGCTGGCGGAGCTGGCGGTGCGCCGCAACAAGGAGCAGGCGCTGCGGCAGGCGCTGCGCATCATCCGCAGCGGGCTGGACGAATTCAAGCGGGCCTCGGATGCGGGGCATATCGAGCGTGCGGCCGATGCCAGCGGGTTTCCGGCCAGCCTGGAGCTGCTGGTGGCCGGCGTGCCGGACGCCAAGGACCCGGCCAAGAAGAAGATTTTCTTCCTGCGCCGCCTGCCGCCCGACCCCTTCTTCGATGGCCCGGCCGACGCGCTGCCGGCCCAGACCTGGGGTCAGCGCAGCTACGCCTCGGGGCCGGAGAACCCGATGGCCGGCAAGGACGTGTTTGACGTCTATTCCACCTCGGCGGGCACCGGCCTGAACGGCCGGGCCTACAGGGAGTGGTAG
- a CDS encoding PEP-CTERM sorting domain-containing protein has product MKTGSTLRRALPALRAAAAAAAMACSASASFAADATLSITSFTASADADSGLYVYATNPFQSFSMSAANGGGASASDSYSANDWYQGANRLAQTSYAKATGNTVQFTDAFTQLATAGFNLGASAQESGVLANTANATASQSGAFTLINGDGDAAAGSITFDVYYDMAVAPPAGTSPARYAQTLFSLLTSSTAGAGPSFSDGLLSSNLPGGVGSSSGHFSWTVSLNAGDSALYTLNSSAIAAAVPVPEPSSFALLGLGLAGITAVARRRRLS; this is encoded by the coding sequence ATGAAAACAGGCTCGACCTTGCGACGAGCGCTGCCAGCGCTCAGGGCAGCGGCGGCGGCCGCGGCAATGGCGTGCAGTGCCAGCGCCAGCTTCGCCGCGGACGCAACGCTCTCGATCACCTCGTTCACCGCCAGCGCAGACGCCGACTCCGGCCTCTACGTCTACGCCACGAACCCGTTCCAGAGCTTCAGCATGAGCGCGGCCAATGGCGGCGGTGCCAGTGCCTCGGACAGCTACTCGGCCAATGACTGGTATCAGGGCGCCAACCGCCTGGCGCAAACCAGCTATGCCAAGGCCACCGGCAACACCGTTCAGTTCACCGACGCGTTCACCCAGCTGGCCACTGCCGGCTTCAATCTGGGCGCCAGCGCCCAGGAGAGCGGCGTGCTGGCCAACACGGCGAATGCCACGGCCTCCCAGTCCGGCGCCTTCACCCTGATCAACGGCGATGGCGACGCCGCTGCCGGCAGCATCACGTTCGACGTCTACTACGACATGGCGGTTGCGCCACCAGCAGGCACCTCGCCGGCCCGCTATGCGCAGACCCTGTTCAGCCTGCTCACATCGAGCACGGCGGGTGCAGGGCCGAGCTTCAGCGATGGCCTGCTGTCCAGCAACCTGCCGGGCGGCGTTGGGTCAAGCTCGGGGCATTTCAGCTGGACGGTCAGCCTCAACGCCGGCGACTCCGCGCTCTACACGCTCAACTCCAGCGCCATCGCTGCGGCCGTGCCCGTGCCCGAGCCGAGCAGCTTTGCGCTGCTGGGCCTGGGCCTGGCGGGCATCACGGCAGTGGCGCGCCGCCGCCGGCTGTCGTGA
- a CDS encoding ThuA domain-containing protein, with translation MTMTSSFKKTFALGALALSAAGGASAQINSNLPPGALPSSWDPTYNVCRGTDPKCYHNWIPTRQKRVLIFSRTAGPRHANLGTALAAGLNPPLNANNTAVAGLKAWLEAEGIAVDYTEEASRIPGHTATYAAVIFMSPTRDSMSLHGRAVNPTYAVDTTTSAYLDSPKVNLRQYIRGGGGFVGIHNAYGNEYNWPWYEGLLGNANYYNHGAAQNGTVKIVGSADSSTEGLPTSFGFHDEWYNLVPYPTNVKFLATVDTDSLATKSTTHPGHGNFHPVAWCQYYDGGRAFLTTLGHDANAFIDGSSQPGQAEFKKFMVQGIKSAMGLTPFCTK, from the coding sequence ATGACAATGACAAGTAGCTTCAAGAAGACATTTGCGCTCGGCGCACTCGCCCTGTCTGCGGCTGGCGGTGCCAGTGCGCAGATCAACAGCAACCTGCCGCCCGGCGCGCTGCCGTCGAGCTGGGACCCGACCTACAACGTCTGCCGCGGCACCGACCCCAAGTGCTATCACAACTGGATTCCGACCCGGCAGAAGCGCGTCCTGATCTTCAGCCGCACCGCCGGCCCGCGCCACGCCAACCTCGGCACGGCACTCGCCGCCGGCCTGAATCCGCCGCTGAACGCGAACAACACTGCCGTGGCGGGCCTGAAGGCCTGGCTCGAGGCCGAAGGCATCGCCGTCGACTACACCGAGGAGGCCAGCCGGATTCCGGGCCACACGGCCACCTATGCCGCGGTGATCTTCATGAGCCCGACGCGGGACTCGATGAGCCTGCATGGCCGTGCGGTGAATCCCACCTATGCCGTTGACACCACGACCAGCGCCTATCTCGATTCGCCTAAGGTGAATCTGCGCCAGTACATCCGTGGCGGTGGTGGCTTCGTCGGCATCCACAACGCCTACGGCAATGAATACAACTGGCCCTGGTACGAAGGTCTGCTCGGCAATGCCAACTACTACAACCACGGCGCCGCCCAGAACGGCACGGTCAAGATCGTTGGTTCAGCGGACTCGTCGACCGAAGGTCTGCCGACATCGTTCGGCTTCCATGACGAGTGGTACAACCTGGTGCCCTACCCGACCAACGTCAAGTTCCTCGCGACCGTGGACACCGACTCGCTGGCCACGAAGAGCACCACCCACCCCGGCCATGGCAACTTCCATCCGGTGGCCTGGTGCCAGTACTACGACGGTGGCCGCGCCTTCCTGACCACCCTGGGCCACGATGCGAATGCCTTCATCGACGGTTCCAGCCAGCCCGGCCAGGCGGAGTTCAAGAAGTTCATGGTGCAAGGCATCAAGTCCGCCATGGGTCTGACACCGTTCTGCACGAAGTGA
- a CDS encoding universal stress protein, whose translation MASYQHILLPTDGSASADKAADTAVDLARRYGARLSIVSVVDPVPFISFPEAGGEALAYYLEAAEDGAKLGIEQAAARATAAGVAFDSQVLREHGPAPSIIDYAKHEGADLIVMGSHGRRGLDSLLLGSVAHKVLTLSPVPVLVVK comes from the coding sequence ATGGCTTCCTATCAGCACATTCTGCTGCCCACCGATGGTTCGGCCAGCGCCGACAAGGCTGCCGACACGGCCGTCGATCTGGCCCGGCGCTACGGCGCAAGGCTGAGCATCGTCAGCGTGGTCGACCCGGTGCCCTTCATCAGCTTCCCGGAAGCGGGCGGCGAGGCGCTGGCCTACTACCTCGAGGCCGCCGAAGACGGTGCCAAACTGGGCATCGAGCAGGCCGCGGCACGTGCCACGGCGGCCGGTGTCGCCTTCGACAGCCAGGTGCTGCGCGAGCATGGCCCGGCACCTTCCATCATCGATTACGCCAAGCACGAGGGCGCCGACCTGATCGTGATGGGTTCGCACGGCCGGCGCGGCCTCGACTCGCTGCTGCTGGGCAGCGTGGCGCACAAGGTGCTCACCCTGTCACCGGTGCCGGTGCTGGTCGTCAAATAG
- a CDS encoding alanine racemase has protein sequence MHKRRVLLGAAIALPVAGWLARPAETGGPHAPYFATLSQALKAAGVAQASLVVDLSRLRANLAAIGAHAKTGMGLRAVLKSLPCLELMDEVAKAWASPRVMAFNAAQTGQLLQARPDRQVLLGKPFPVAAAAALLQALPPEVGSGIEWLIDTPERLAQYRQLSEQRGQALRVNLEIDVGLHRGGFEDPAELSAALQSLKTGSLKWQGFMGYDAHVAALPDVLGMRTTAWEESQKRYQTAWRLANELLGPLRREGLTLNTAGSPTFRLHDGKGVANEVSVGSAALLPLDFEKPLLADLQPAAFIATPVLKSWPQFRLPEGATWLSRLAQTWDRNQARGLAIHGGHWLAEVASPEGVAASGLYGASSNQQVMVASGRVDLKPDDHIFLRPRQSEAVLLQFGDLLVFDGQRITARWPVLPASA, from the coding sequence ATGCATAAGCGTCGCGTCTTGCTGGGCGCCGCCATCGCGCTGCCGGTGGCCGGCTGGCTGGCCCGCCCGGCCGAGACCGGCGGTCCGCACGCCCCCTACTTCGCCACACTGAGCCAGGCACTGAAGGCCGCCGGTGTGGCCCAGGCCAGCCTGGTTGTCGACCTCTCCCGGCTGCGCGCCAACCTGGCTGCCATCGGCGCGCATGCCAAGACCGGCATGGGCCTGCGCGCGGTGCTCAAATCCCTGCCCTGCCTGGAGCTGATGGACGAGGTGGCCAAGGCCTGGGCCAGCCCGCGGGTGATGGCCTTCAACGCGGCGCAGACCGGCCAGCTGCTTCAGGCGCGGCCCGATCGCCAGGTGCTGCTGGGCAAGCCGTTTCCGGTGGCCGCCGCTGCCGCCCTGCTGCAGGCCCTGCCGCCCGAGGTGGGCAGCGGCATCGAATGGCTGATCGACACGCCCGAGCGCCTGGCCCAGTACCGCCAGCTGTCAGAGCAGCGGGGCCAGGCCTTGCGGGTGAATCTGGAAATCGACGTCGGCCTGCACCGCGGCGGTTTCGAAGATCCGGCCGAACTGTCTGCGGCGCTGCAAAGCCTGAAGACCGGCAGCCTGAAGTGGCAGGGTTTCATGGGTTACGACGCCCATGTGGCCGCCCTGCCCGACGTTTTAGGCATGCGCACCACGGCCTGGGAGGAGTCGCAGAAGCGCTACCAGACCGCCTGGCGCCTGGCCAACGAGTTGCTGGGGCCGCTGCGCCGCGAGGGCCTGACGCTGAACACCGCCGGCTCTCCAACCTTTCGCCTGCATGACGGCAAGGGCGTGGCCAACGAGGTCTCGGTGGGCTCGGCGGCGCTGTTGCCGCTGGACTTCGAGAAGCCGCTGCTGGCCGACCTGCAGCCGGCGGCCTTCATCGCCACGCCGGTGCTCAAGTCCTGGCCCCAGTTCCGCCTGCCCGAGGGCGCCACCTGGCTGAGCCGCCTGGCCCAGACCTGGGACCGCAACCAGGCCCGCGGCCTGGCCATACACGGCGGCCACTGGCTGGCCGAGGTGGCCTCGCCGGAGGGCGTGGCGGCGAGCGGCCTCTACGGCGCCTCGTCGAACCAGCAGGTGATGGTGGCCTCGGGCCGGGTCGATCTGAAGCCCGATGACCACATCTTCTTGCGCCCGCGCCAGAGCGAGGCGGTGCTGCTGCAGTTCGGTGATCTGCTGGTGTTCGACGGCCAGCGCATCACGGCCCGCTGGCCTGTGCTGCCCGCCTCGGCCTAG
- a CDS encoding prepilin-type N-terminal cleavage/methylation domain-containing protein, with protein sequence MRGLRCGFTLIELLVVMAILATLLTIASPRYFGSMERSKENTLKQSLAVMRDAIDKFYSDNGQYPEALADLATRRYLRAIPVDPITGSAETWTTVAPPPSGLNRGEALKGSVYDVHSGAAGQTERGAEYSSL encoded by the coding sequence ATGCGCGGTCTCCGCTGCGGCTTCACCCTGATCGAGTTGCTGGTGGTGATGGCCATCCTGGCCACCTTGCTGACGATTGCCTCGCCGCGCTACTTCGGCTCGATGGAACGCTCGAAGGAAAACACCTTGAAGCAGTCGCTGGCGGTGATGCGTGACGCGATCGACAAGTTCTACAGCGACAACGGCCAGTACCCCGAGGCGCTGGCCGACCTGGCCACCAGGCGCTATCTGCGTGCCATTCCGGTCGACCCCATTACCGGCAGCGCCGAGACCTGGACCACGGTAGCGCCGCCCCCGTCCGGCCTCAACAGGGGCGAGGCGCTCAAGGGCTCGGTATACGACGTGCACAGCGGCGCCGCCGGCCAGACCGAACGCGGCGCGGAGTACTCGTCGTTATGA
- a CDS encoding type II secretion system protein, producing MKGATSQRGFTYLGALFFVALLGSALALAGELWSTQAQRDREEELLFAGRQIRNAIASYYEGVPVGQQRRFPLKLQELLEDKRWPTVRRHLRRLYVDPMTGAADWELIVAPSGGVIGVRSRATTRPLKRAGFDEDEEAFDQAASVGDWRFSAAMSGAGSKAPGAAAPSTGGSGN from the coding sequence ATGAAGGGGGCCACTTCGCAACGGGGCTTCACCTACCTGGGGGCGCTGTTCTTCGTGGCGCTGCTGGGCTCGGCCCTGGCCCTGGCGGGCGAACTGTGGAGCACGCAGGCCCAGCGCGATCGCGAGGAGGAGTTGCTGTTCGCCGGCCGGCAGATCCGCAACGCCATCGCCTCCTACTACGAGGGCGTGCCCGTGGGGCAGCAGCGCCGCTTCCCGCTGAAGCTGCAGGAGCTGCTGGAAGACAAGCGCTGGCCCACCGTGCGCCGGCACCTGCGCCGCCTGTATGTCGATCCGATGACGGGCGCGGCCGATTGGGAGCTCATCGTGGCCCCCAGCGGCGGCGTCATCGGTGTGCGCTCGCGCGCCACCACGCGGCCGCTGAAGCGGGCAGGCTTCGACGAGGACGAAGAGGCCTTCGATCAGGCGGCCAGTGTGGGCGACTGGCGGTTTTCTGCCGCCATGTCCGGTGCGGGCAGCAAGGCGCCGGGAGCGGCAGCGCCCTCCACCGGGGGCAGCGGCAACTGA
- the lepB gene encoding signal peptidase I, with translation MKHWLKENRGFIVFLICFGFFRTAIADWNPIPSGSMRPTLLEGDVVLVNRLAYDFKLPLTDISLAPLGDPRRGDVVTFTSPTNGTRLIKRIVGLPGDVVEMRDEVLYLNGQAAEYAEQTLHPEPVAPGVEMSAVRATERVAGADRRVQFIPDKPALRSFAPLTVPAGHYFMLGDSRDNSEDSRFIGAVPRHLLIGRAHRVLVSADILSNWLPRFERTVEAIR, from the coding sequence ATGAAGCACTGGCTCAAAGAGAATCGCGGATTCATCGTGTTCCTGATCTGCTTCGGATTCTTCCGAACCGCCATTGCCGACTGGAACCCCATCCCCTCCGGTTCGATGCGGCCCACCCTGCTCGAGGGTGATGTGGTGCTGGTCAACCGCCTGGCCTATGACTTCAAGCTGCCGCTGACCGACATCTCGCTGGCACCGCTTGGCGACCCGCGGCGCGGCGACGTCGTCACCTTCACCTCGCCGACCAACGGCACCCGGTTGATCAAACGCATTGTCGGCCTGCCGGGCGATGTGGTCGAGATGCGCGACGAGGTGCTGTACCTCAACGGCCAGGCGGCCGAGTACGCCGAGCAGACGCTGCACCCCGAACCGGTGGCCCCCGGGGTCGAGATGAGTGCCGTGCGTGCCACCGAGCGCGTGGCCGGCGCCGACCGCCGCGTGCAGTTCATCCCCGACAAACCGGCCCTGCGCAGCTTCGCCCCGCTTACCGTACCGGCCGGCCACTATTTCATGCTCGGCGACAGCCGCGACAACAGCGAAGACTCGCGCTTCATCGGCGCTGTGCCCCGGCATCTGCTGATAGGCCGCGCGCACCGGGTGCTGGTCTCGGCCGACATCCTCAGCAACTGGCTGCCGCGGTTTGAGCGGACGGTGGAAGCAATACGCTGA